Proteins encoded together in one Microbacterium sp. ABRD28 window:
- the fusA gene encoding elongation factor G, with protein MAQEVLTDLKKVRNIGIMAHIDAGKTTTTERILFYTGVNHKIGETHDGAATTDWMEQEQERGITITSAAVTCFWEKNQINIIDTPGHVDFTVEVERSLRVLDGAVAVFDGKEGVEPQSETVWRQADKYDVPRICFVNKMDKLGADFYFTVDTIVNRLKAKPLVLQIPIGAENDFVGVVDLVYMRALVWPGDAKGDVTMGAKYEIQEIPADLVDKANEYREKLMETVAESDEVLLEKYFGGEELTHEEIKGAIRKMTIASEVYPVLCGSAFKNRGVQPMLDAVVDYLPSPLDVPAIEAKDPKNEEIIIERHPDRDEPFTALAFKIVTHPFFGRLTYIRVYSGHLDSGAQVVNATKGKKERIGKIFQMHANKEMPVDSVTAGHIYAVIGLKDTTTGDTLSDSSNQVVLESMTFPEPVIEVAIEPKTKADQEKLGLAIQKLAEEDPTFRVEQNAETGQTVIRGMGELHLDILVDRMKREFKVEANVGKPQVAYRETIRKTVERHDYTHKKQTGGSGQFAKIQFAIEPLEVTADKTYEFENKVTGGRIPREYIPSVDAGFQDAMNVGVLAGYPMVGVKAILLDGAAHDVDSSEMAFKIAGSMGFKEAIRKANPVILEPIMAVEVRTPEEYMGDVIGDLNSRRGQIQSMEDAAGVKVVRANVPLSEMFGYIGDLRSKTSGRAVYSMEFDSYAEVPRNVMDEIVQKTKGE; from the coding sequence GTGGCACAAGAAGTGCTCACCGACCTCAAGAAGGTCCGCAACATCGGCATCATGGCGCACATCGATGCCGGCAAGACGACGACGACCGAGCGCATCCTCTTCTACACGGGCGTCAACCACAAGATCGGCGAGACCCACGACGGCGCTGCCACCACCGACTGGATGGAGCAGGAGCAGGAGCGTGGCATCACGATCACCTCCGCCGCGGTGACGTGCTTCTGGGAGAAGAACCAGATCAACATCATCGACACCCCCGGGCACGTCGACTTCACCGTCGAGGTGGAGCGCTCGCTCCGCGTGCTCGACGGTGCCGTCGCCGTCTTCGACGGCAAGGAGGGCGTCGAGCCCCAGTCCGAGACGGTGTGGCGTCAGGCCGACAAGTACGACGTCCCCCGCATCTGCTTCGTCAACAAGATGGACAAGCTCGGTGCCGACTTCTACTTCACGGTCGACACGATCGTCAACCGCCTGAAGGCAAAGCCCCTCGTCCTGCAGATCCCGATCGGCGCCGAGAACGACTTCGTCGGCGTTGTGGACCTCGTCTACATGCGTGCGCTGGTGTGGCCCGGTGACGCCAAGGGTGACGTGACCATGGGTGCGAAGTACGAGATCCAGGAGATCCCGGCCGACCTCGTGGACAAGGCCAACGAGTACCGCGAGAAGCTCATGGAGACCGTCGCCGAAAGCGACGAGGTCCTCCTGGAGAAGTACTTCGGCGGCGAGGAGCTCACCCACGAGGAGATCAAGGGCGCCATCCGCAAGATGACGATCGCCAGCGAGGTCTACCCCGTGCTGTGCGGCTCGGCGTTCAAGAACCGCGGTGTGCAGCCGATGCTCGACGCGGTCGTGGACTACCTCCCCTCGCCGCTGGACGTCCCCGCCATCGAGGCGAAGGACCCCAAGAACGAAGAGATCATCATCGAGCGTCACCCCGACCGCGATGAGCCCTTCACGGCGCTGGCGTTCAAGATCGTCACGCACCCGTTCTTCGGTCGCCTCACCTACATCCGCGTGTACTCGGGTCACCTCGACTCCGGTGCCCAGGTCGTCAACGCGACCAAGGGCAAGAAGGAGCGCATCGGGAAGATCTTCCAGATGCACGCCAACAAGGAGATGCCGGTCGACTCGGTCACCGCGGGGCACATCTACGCCGTCATCGGCCTGAAGGACACCACCACGGGCGACACGCTGTCCGACAGCAGCAACCAGGTCGTCCTGGAGTCGATGACCTTCCCCGAGCCGGTCATCGAGGTCGCCATCGAGCCCAAGACCAAGGCCGACCAGGAGAAGCTGGGTCTGGCGATCCAGAAGCTCGCCGAAGAGGACCCGACGTTCCGTGTGGAGCAGAACGCCGAGACCGGCCAGACCGTCATCCGCGGTATGGGCGAGCTGCACCTCGACATCCTCGTGGACCGCATGAAGCGCGAGTTCAAGGTCGAGGCCAACGTCGGAAAGCCCCAGGTCGCGTACCGCGAGACGATCCGCAAGACCGTCGAGCGTCACGACTACACCCACAAGAAGCAGACCGGTGGTTCGGGTCAGTTCGCGAAGATCCAGTTCGCGATCGAGCCGCTCGAGGTCACGGCCGACAAGACGTACGAGTTCGAGAACAAGGTCACCGGTGGCCGCATCCCGCGCGAGTACATCCCTTCGGTCGACGCCGGTTTCCAGGACGCGATGAACGTCGGTGTCCTGGCGGGCTACCCGATGGTCGGCGTGAAGGCGATCCTCCTCGACGGCGCGGCGCACGACGTCGACTCGTCGGAGATGGCGTTCAAGATCGCCGGGTCGATGGGCTTCAAGGAGGCCATCCGCAAGGCGAACCCCGTCATCCTCGAGCCGATCATGGCCGTCGAGGTGCGTACTCCCGAGGAGTACATGGGCGACGTCATCGGCGACCTGAACTCCCGTCGCGGGCAGATCCAGTCGATGGAGGATGCCGCCGGCGTCAAGGTGGTGCGTGCCAACGTGCCGCTGTCGGAGATGTTCGGCTACATCGGCGACCTGCGCTCGAAGACCTCGGGCCGTGCTGTGTACTCCATGGAGTTCGACAGCTACGCCGAGGTTCCGCGCAACGTCATGGACGAGATCGTCCAGAAG
- the rpsG gene encoding 30S ribosomal protein S7: MPRKGPAPRRVVVNDPVYGAPIVTQLVNKILVDGKKSIAESIVYNALRGVEAKNGQDAVATLKKALDNVRPTLEVKSRRVGGSTYQVPVEVKPHRANTLALRWLVSYAKGRREKTMTERLQNEILDASNGLGAAVKRREDTHKMAESNRAFAHYRW; the protein is encoded by the coding sequence ATGCCTCGTAAGGGACCCGCTCCTCGCCGCGTCGTCGTCAACGACCCGGTCTACGGTGCGCCGATCGTCACCCAGCTCGTCAACAAGATCCTCGTCGACGGCAAGAAGTCCATCGCCGAGTCGATCGTCTACAACGCCCTGCGCGGCGTGGAGGCCAAGAACGGCCAGGACGCCGTCGCGACCCTCAAGAAGGCGCTCGACAACGTCCGCCCCACCCTCGAGGTCAAGAGCCGCCGCGTCGGCGGTTCGACCTATCAGGTGCCGGTCGAGGTCAAGCCGCACCGCGCCAACACGCTCGCGCTCCGCTGGCTCGTCAGCTACGCCAAGGGCCGTCGCGAGAAGACCATGACCGAGCGCCTCCAGAACGAGATCCTGGATGCCTCGAACGGCCTGGGTGCCGCGGTCAAGCGTCGCGAGGACACCCACAAGATGGCCGAGTCGAACCGCGCCTTCGCGCACTACCGCTGGTAA
- the rpsL gene encoding 30S ribosomal protein S12, whose protein sequence is MPTIQQLVRKGRSPKVSKTKAPALKANPQQAGVCTRVYTTTPKKPNSAMRKVARVKLRNGTEVTAYIPGEGHNLQEHSLVLVRGGRVKDLPGVRYKIVRGALDTQAVKNRKQARSRYGAKKG, encoded by the coding sequence GTGCCAACCATTCAGCAGTTGGTTCGCAAGGGTCGCTCGCCCAAGGTCTCGAAGACCAAGGCGCCCGCCCTGAAGGCGAACCCGCAGCAGGCGGGCGTGTGCACCCGCGTGTACACCACCACCCCGAAGAAGCCGAACTCGGCGATGCGCAAGGTCGCCCGTGTGAAGCTGCGCAACGGGACCGAGGTCACCGCCTACATCCCCGGTGAGGGCCACAACCTGCAGGAGCACTCGCTGGTGCTCGTCCGCGGCGGCCGTGTGAAGGACCTCCCCGGTGTCCGCTACAAGATCGTCCGCGGCGCCCTGGACACCCAGGCCGTGAAGAACCGCAAGCAGGCCCGTAGCCGCTACGGCGCGAAGAAGGGTTGA
- a CDS encoding transglutaminase domain-containing protein, with amino-acid sequence MSRVAEAPERVSDNRTERQGDIPRLIAGGVFTLLMVLIAAVAAWPVYRSTSFILLVAVAASLAAAIAVLAHLRRWSGWLVAALLAGVFVVVGVPVAVPARLTGPGEFLRGLAELGAGAVVGWKDLVTVELPVGSYRNLLVPALVVFLVGTAAALRLSWREDRLAYAAVPVGLAMTGFGLLFGQAVVSPPLAIGPFTLTAPVETAVGALAVLTGILWMAWRSHDERTRALQRAALSSGVRITRRPSRSERRRTLLGAGMIVIALVVGAGVVPLLVQGGSRDVLRSTTGPDLDLSREVSPLAEYRALFADDRAGDVLFTVTTDAEQVPDRVRLATLDTYDGEVFRSGADAASRFVRLPSALDPGAGTPATAGIEIGEWEGIWMPTLGRVASVRFDGDRADALTDRFYYNAELAAAVQTADGGLAPGDRYTVAGVEPALPALSSLTAPGAPNDGAPAAPENLSRWVERHAAGEGGAALEGLVSLLRERGYLSHALEIGEQPPLWMSDLPDYRFQPSTAGHSLARIDDMFDTLLERESDPRAAETGNYVAAIGDDEQFAVAVALIAREVGFPSRVVVGARLASADTGVSVCESGACRAQDISAWTEVQGSDGRWVPIDVTPQYAQSPSLEVTEQRDPENVTEVLPDPVEEVVPPDPTQEDSARDDTDEDQAGLDLAWLWPILRITGLVLLILVLVLGPFLAIILAKSLRRRGRRRRGDALTRVASGWDEYVDAAVDAGRDAPASLTRTEFAAGLDSPTGRALAVTADRAVFSRSDLSDADVREFWRGVDGERRRLRRERGFWRGLAATVSLRSFIRHLSPGGDSPRTVERGKRRGLLPARATT; translated from the coding sequence GTGAGCCGGGTCGCCGAGGCACCCGAGCGCGTCTCGGACAACCGCACGGAGCGGCAGGGCGACATCCCGCGCCTGATCGCGGGGGGTGTGTTCACCCTGCTCATGGTGCTCATCGCCGCCGTGGCGGCATGGCCGGTCTACCGGTCGACCTCGTTCATCCTCCTCGTCGCGGTCGCCGCCTCGCTCGCCGCCGCGATCGCGGTCCTCGCGCACCTGCGGCGATGGAGCGGATGGCTCGTGGCCGCCCTCCTGGCGGGCGTCTTCGTCGTCGTGGGCGTCCCCGTCGCCGTCCCCGCCCGCCTGACCGGCCCGGGGGAGTTCCTCAGGGGGCTCGCCGAGCTCGGTGCGGGCGCCGTCGTCGGCTGGAAGGACCTCGTCACCGTCGAGCTGCCGGTCGGGTCGTACCGCAACCTCCTCGTCCCCGCCCTCGTGGTCTTCCTCGTCGGCACGGCGGCCGCGCTCCGGCTGTCGTGGCGCGAAGACCGCCTCGCCTACGCCGCGGTGCCCGTGGGTCTGGCGATGACCGGCTTCGGCCTGCTCTTCGGGCAGGCGGTCGTGAGCCCTCCGCTCGCGATCGGGCCGTTCACCCTGACCGCGCCCGTCGAGACGGCGGTCGGGGCCCTGGCGGTGCTCACCGGCATCCTGTGGATGGCGTGGCGGAGCCATGACGAACGCACCCGCGCCCTGCAGCGCGCGGCGCTCTCCAGCGGAGTCCGCATCACCCGCCGCCCCTCGCGGAGCGAGCGGCGCCGCACCCTGCTCGGCGCGGGCATGATCGTCATCGCCCTCGTGGTCGGCGCCGGGGTCGTGCCGCTCCTCGTTCAGGGCGGGTCGCGCGACGTGCTGCGCTCGACGACCGGACCCGACCTCGACCTCTCGCGCGAGGTCAGCCCCCTCGCCGAATACCGTGCCCTGTTCGCCGACGATCGGGCAGGCGACGTGCTCTTCACCGTCACCACCGACGCAGAGCAGGTGCCCGATCGCGTGCGGCTGGCGACCCTCGACACCTACGACGGCGAGGTCTTCCGCAGCGGCGCCGATGCGGCATCCCGGTTCGTGCGGCTCCCCTCCGCGCTCGATCCCGGAGCCGGCACTCCGGCGACGGCCGGAATCGAGATCGGCGAGTGGGAGGGGATCTGGATGCCGACGCTCGGCCGGGTCGCCTCGGTGCGCTTCGACGGCGATCGGGCCGACGCCCTCACCGACCGGTTCTACTACAACGCCGAGCTCGCCGCGGCCGTGCAGACCGCCGACGGCGGGCTCGCCCCGGGCGACCGGTACACCGTGGCGGGGGTCGAGCCCGCGCTCCCCGCCCTGTCGAGCCTCACCGCGCCGGGCGCCCCGAATGACGGCGCCCCGGCCGCACCCGAGAACCTCTCGCGATGGGTCGAGCGGCATGCCGCCGGAGAGGGCGGCGCGGCCCTCGAGGGTCTCGTGTCGCTGCTGCGCGAGCGCGGCTACCTCAGCCACGCGCTCGAGATCGGCGAGCAGCCCCCGCTGTGGATGAGCGACCTGCCCGACTACCGGTTCCAGCCGAGCACCGCCGGGCACTCGCTCGCCCGCATCGACGACATGTTCGACACCCTCCTCGAACGAGAGAGCGACCCGCGCGCCGCAGAGACCGGCAACTACGTCGCCGCGATCGGTGACGACGAGCAGTTCGCGGTCGCCGTCGCCCTCATCGCGCGAGAGGTCGGTTTCCCCTCGCGGGTCGTCGTCGGCGCGCGACTGGCATCGGCCGACACGGGTGTGTCGGTGTGCGAGTCCGGCGCGTGCCGCGCGCAGGACATCTCGGCCTGGACAGAGGTGCAGGGAAGCGACGGACGCTGGGTGCCCATCGACGTCACCCCGCAGTACGCGCAGTCACCGAGCCTCGAGGTCACCGAGCAGCGGGACCCCGAGAACGTCACGGAGGTGCTCCCCGACCCGGTCGAGGAGGTCGTGCCGCCCGACCCGACCCAGGAGGACTCGGCGCGCGACGACACCGACGAGGATCAGGCGGGTCTGGACCTCGCATGGCTCTGGCCGATCCTGCGGATCACCGGCCTCGTGCTCCTCATCCTGGTGCTCGTCCTCGGGCCGTTCCTGGCGATCATCCTCGCCAAGTCGCTGCGGCGGCGGGGCCGGCGTCGTCGCGGAGACGCGCTCACGCGCGTGGCCTCCGGGTGGGACGAGTACGTCGACGCGGCGGTCGATGCCGGCCGGGACGCCCCCGCGTCACTGACCCGAACGGAGTTCGCCGCCGGCCTCGATTCGCCGACGGGACGGGCGCTCGCGGTCACCGCCGATCGCGCGGTCTTCTCGCGATCCGACCTCTCCGACGCCGACGTCCGCGAGTTCTGGCGGGGCGTCGACGGGGAGCGGCGGCGGCTGCGCCGTGAGCGTGGCTTCTGGCGCGGACTTGCCGCGACCGTATCGTTGAGATCGTTCATCCGACATCTGTCGCCTGGGGGCGACAGCCCGCGCACCGTCGAGAGGGGGAAGCGCCGGGGACTCCTCCCTGCGCGCGCAACGACATGA
- a CDS encoding DUF58 domain-containing protein yields the protein MSATESRVTRTSRTGGRTGAGGHTLHSTVQGTGLQSTTQLAPGGRSGRLVRAAVAVTAAGRAVGDASRVAASWAARTIRPAGALVALAATVGLVIGIVFGWTEWVVAGGISLVLVVLSIPFLFGARAYDVDLALTHERVVAGQGISGEITVRNDSRRIALPGRLDIPVGRGLIEFGVPLLRPGHTVAQPLDIPSLRRGIVPVGPATTVRSDPLGLLRREHSFDDVHEVFVHPRTVALPSTSAGLVRDLEGSPTRRLVDADMSFHAIREYTAGDSRRHIHWKSTAKTGRLMVRQYEETRRSRMAVVLGVAENEYLDDDEFELAVSTAASLGLRAVRDARDLDIVVGSEIPRVVRGRLRAIRHLPTISPRAMLDGFSGVERLESTMPIVDVCRLTAEANERLSVAFLVVGSTVTLPRLQQAALTFPADTAVAAVICDERAHPRMRVLTGLSVLTVGTLDDLSGLLVRGAAS from the coding sequence ATGAGCGCCACCGAATCCCGCGTGACCCGCACCTCCCGCACCGGGGGGCGGACGGGCGCGGGCGGGCACACCCTGCACAGCACCGTGCAGGGGACGGGGCTGCAGAGCACCACGCAGCTGGCGCCAGGGGGACGCTCCGGTCGCCTCGTCCGCGCGGCGGTCGCCGTCACCGCGGCCGGGCGGGCCGTGGGCGACGCCTCGCGGGTCGCCGCCTCGTGGGCAGCGCGGACGATCCGTCCCGCGGGCGCGCTCGTCGCGCTGGCCGCCACGGTGGGCCTGGTGATCGGGATCGTGTTCGGCTGGACGGAGTGGGTGGTCGCCGGCGGCATCTCGCTGGTGCTGGTCGTCCTCAGCATCCCGTTCCTCTTCGGCGCCCGCGCCTACGACGTCGACCTCGCCCTCACGCACGAGCGGGTCGTCGCCGGTCAGGGGATCTCCGGTGAGATCACCGTCCGCAACGACAGCCGGCGGATCGCCCTCCCCGGGCGGCTGGATATCCCGGTCGGCCGGGGGCTGATCGAGTTCGGCGTGCCGCTCCTCCGCCCCGGCCACACCGTTGCCCAGCCGCTGGACATCCCCTCGCTCCGGCGCGGCATCGTACCGGTCGGGCCCGCGACGACGGTGCGATCCGACCCGCTCGGGCTCCTCCGCCGTGAGCACAGCTTCGACGACGTGCACGAGGTGTTCGTCCACCCGCGCACCGTCGCCCTGCCCTCCACGAGCGCCGGTCTCGTCCGCGACCTCGAGGGGAGCCCCACCCGGCGGCTCGTCGACGCGGACATGTCGTTCCACGCCATCCGCGAGTACACCGCGGGTGATTCCCGCCGGCACATCCACTGGAAGTCCACCGCCAAGACCGGCCGCCTGATGGTGCGCCAGTACGAAGAGACGCGGCGCTCGCGCATGGCGGTGGTGCTCGGCGTCGCCGAGAACGAGTACCTCGACGACGACGAGTTCGAGCTCGCCGTCAGCACCGCCGCCTCGCTCGGCCTCCGTGCCGTCCGCGACGCCCGTGACCTCGACATCGTGGTGGGGTCGGAGATCCCCCGCGTCGTGCGGGGGCGGCTCCGCGCCATCCGTCACCTGCCGACCATCTCGCCGCGCGCGATGCTCGACGGCTTCAGCGGGGTCGAACGGCTCGAGAGCACCATGCCGATCGTCGACGTCTGCCGGCTGACGGCCGAGGCCAATGAGCGGCTGTCGGTGGCCTTCCTCGTCGTCGGGTCGACCGTGACCCTGCCACGCCTGCAGCAGGCCGCGCTCACCTTCCCCGCCGACACCGCCGTGGCCGCGGTCATCTGCGACGAGCGGGCCCACCCGCGCATGCGGGTGCTCACGGGGCTGAGCGTGCTCACCGTCGGCACGCTCGACGATCTCTCGGGCCTCCTGGTGCGGGGAGCGGCCTCGTGA
- a CDS encoding DUF5684 domain-containing protein, whose translation MSATDASLVVTLGVSSALVAVVLYVWTALALGAVFRKSGEQSWKAWVPILNIAVLLQLGGFSGWLVLLLLLPVLGPLLMWVAMIVACYRIGREFGYGAGMTVLAALLLPVWASVLGFGSARWVGTDDAGPRRSVNPDLGGSVSVAGGSDEDEFDDRVYGVPTARGAVYTPLLPAPDYAGSRETTRSEASWEDTVRGAGAGEAADADLGDPELDEESSTDEARRAAPPAATLAVEPSDTAPIATASAGAGRESGDDDVLSGLFAAPEPPRFTPPAAEDVPAADPATDPEPASEAAPAASDPSSLPSWPSAPAASRPDSPVRSGPVWPSVEPFRPVRSWDPDPAEQPAASGDVDEAPPAPPVEGASGAEAVAAGVSGARADEREPDAASEPGGAAASRAEIRRSASVWNGFVLDQDVTGEVTGAVTGAPAPIAAVPGAVTPSDGAAPSDGATPSAGGEDVPGIRRRGTADTTDAGEDADPASSVPLFQAPLTRMPSADPAPEAGPAPSAPDDDEPWRPAHSPMPESEPFPETSGPVSAIAGAPVAGTPRAAGGAVSAQYARPGVPDLDDGLDQTIVARRRRTNWAVVTPAGESIAITSDVAILGRKPLPDPDHPRAQLIRIDDSTVSSTHARLELRKDTWYILDLGSTNGVVFATLMGTEVEAPSGVEVEAGDRFFLGDAEIRLVRSNS comes from the coding sequence ATGAGCGCAACCGACGCATCGCTGGTCGTGACACTGGGGGTCTCCAGCGCCCTCGTCGCGGTCGTGCTCTACGTGTGGACCGCCCTGGCTCTGGGCGCGGTCTTCCGCAAGTCCGGCGAGCAGAGCTGGAAGGCGTGGGTGCCGATCCTGAACATCGCGGTGCTGCTGCAGCTCGGCGGCTTCTCGGGGTGGCTGGTGCTCCTCCTGCTGCTGCCCGTGCTCGGGCCGCTGCTGATGTGGGTGGCGATGATCGTCGCCTGCTACCGCATCGGACGGGAGTTCGGCTACGGCGCCGGGATGACGGTGCTGGCGGCGCTCCTCCTGCCGGTGTGGGCTTCGGTACTCGGCTTCGGATCGGCCCGGTGGGTGGGAACCGACGACGCCGGCCCGCGCCGGAGCGTCAACCCCGACCTCGGCGGCTCGGTCTCCGTGGCCGGCGGCTCGGACGAGGACGAGTTCGACGACCGGGTCTACGGAGTCCCGACCGCGCGCGGAGCGGTGTACACCCCGCTCCTTCCGGCCCCCGATTACGCCGGCTCGCGAGAGACGACCCGGAGTGAGGCGTCGTGGGAGGACACCGTCCGTGGCGCCGGCGCGGGGGAGGCCGCTGACGCCGATCTCGGCGATCCGGAACTGGACGAGGAATCCTCGACCGACGAGGCGCGCCGGGCGGCCCCTCCTGCCGCGACCCTCGCGGTCGAACCCAGCGACACGGCGCCGATCGCGACGGCGTCGGCCGGAGCCGGTCGGGAGTCCGGCGATGACGACGTGCTGAGTGGATTGTTCGCCGCGCCCGAGCCGCCGCGTTTCACCCCTCCCGCAGCGGAGGACGTGCCCGCAGCGGATCCGGCGACGGATCCCGAGCCTGCGTCGGAGGCCGCGCCGGCGGCATCCGACCCCTCCTCCCTCCCGTCGTGGCCGTCGGCGCCGGCCGCATCTCGACCTGACAGCCCGGTGCGTTCCGGACCGGTGTGGCCGTCGGTCGAGCCCTTCCGCCCGGTGCGGTCGTGGGACCCCGACCCGGCGGAGCAGCCCGCAGCGAGCGGGGATGTCGACGAGGCGCCCCCCGCCCCGCCGGTCGAGGGCGCCTCCGGGGCCGAGGCCGTCGCCGCGGGGGTCTCCGGCGCCCGCGCCGACGAGCGCGAGCCCGATGCCGCGTCGGAACCGGGCGGCGCTGCCGCCTCGCGCGCCGAGATCCGTCGTTCCGCGTCGGTGTGGAACGGATTCGTCCTCGACCAGGACGTCACCGGAGAGGTCACCGGAGCCGTCACCGGGGCGCCCGCACCGATCGCCGCCGTCCCCGGCGCCGTCACCCCCTCCGACGGCGCCGCTCCCTCCGACGGCGCGACGCCGTCCGCCGGCGGCGAGGACGTCCCGGGCATCCGTCGTCGCGGCACCGCCGATACGACGGATGCCGGCGAAGACGCCGACCCCGCGTCATCCGTCCCGCTCTTCCAGGCGCCCCTGACCCGGATGCCGTCCGCAGATCCGGCTCCCGAGGCCGGCCCTGCGCCCTCGGCGCCCGACGATGACGAGCCGTGGCGGCCCGCGCACTCGCCGATGCCCGAATCCGAGCCGTTCCCCGAGACCTCCGGTCCGGTGTCCGCGATCGCCGGCGCACCGGTGGCCGGCACCCCCCGGGCCGCAGGCGGAGCGGTCTCGGCGCAGTACGCCCGGCCCGGGGTGCCCGACCTCGACGACGGTCTCGACCAGACGATCGTCGCGCGCCGCCGCCGGACGAACTGGGCGGTCGTCACGCCCGCGGGGGAGTCGATCGCGATCACCTCCGACGTCGCGATCCTCGGCCGTAAGCCCCTGCCCGATCCCGATCACCCGCGGGCTCAGCTGATCCGGATCGACGACTCCACGGTCTCGAGCACGCACGCCCGCCTGGAACTGCGAAAGGACACCTGGTACATCCTCGATCTCGGCTCCACCAACGGCGTCGTGTTCGCGACTCTGATGGGGACCGAGGTCGAGGCTCCCTCGGGGGTCGAGGTCGAGGCGGGGGACCGGTTCTTCCTCGGTGACGCCGAGATCCGCCTGGTGCGCAGCAACAGCTGA
- a CDS encoding MoxR family ATPase yields MTITQEQATWFAQTFSQLADNVERAVLGKRHVVELVLTAMLSDGHVLLEDVPGTGKTSLARAMAQSVQGTNTRIQFTPDLLPGDITGISVYDQKSGTFEFHAGPIFANIVLADEINRASPKTQAALLEVMEEGRVTVDGVSRQVGVPFLVLATQNPVEQAGTYRLPEAQLDRFLMRTSLGYPDHAATVRILDGAAVATSDLPAVITPQALVGMADLAANVYVDALVLDYIARLVDGTRSADEVRLGVSIRGALALTRATRTRAASQGRTYATPDDVKALAVAVLSHRLILQPEAEFDGVTPEAVVGQVLLDVAPPTRREATV; encoded by the coding sequence ATGACCATCACGCAGGAGCAGGCCACCTGGTTCGCGCAGACCTTCAGCCAGCTCGCCGACAACGTCGAACGCGCGGTGCTCGGCAAGCGCCACGTCGTCGAGCTGGTGCTGACGGCGATGCTCAGCGACGGTCACGTGCTCCTCGAAGACGTCCCCGGCACCGGCAAGACCTCGCTGGCCCGGGCGATGGCGCAGTCGGTGCAGGGCACCAACACCCGCATCCAGTTCACCCCCGACCTGCTCCCCGGCGACATCACCGGCATCTCGGTCTACGACCAGAAGAGCGGAACGTTCGAGTTCCACGCCGGTCCGATCTTCGCCAACATCGTCCTCGCCGACGAGATCAACCGCGCGAGCCCGAAGACGCAGGCGGCGCTCCTGGAGGTCATGGAGGAGGGCCGGGTCACCGTCGACGGCGTGAGCCGTCAGGTGGGTGTGCCCTTCCTCGTGCTCGCCACGCAGAACCCGGTCGAGCAGGCGGGGACCTACCGTCTTCCCGAGGCGCAGCTCGACCGGTTCCTCATGCGCACCTCGCTCGGCTACCCCGACCACGCCGCGACCGTGCGCATCCTCGACGGCGCTGCAGTCGCCACCTCCGACCTGCCGGCGGTCATCACCCCGCAGGCCCTCGTGGGGATGGCCGATCTCGCCGCGAACGTCTACGTCGACGCGCTCGTCCTCGACTACATCGCGCGACTGGTCGACGGCACCCGCTCGGCGGACGAGGTGCGGCTCGGCGTCAGCATCCGCGGCGCCCTCGCCCTCACCCGCGCGACCCGCACCCGCGCCGCCTCGCAGGGCCGCACCTACGCCACCCCCGACGACGTCAAGGCGCTCGCCGTCGCGGTGCTCTCGCACCGCCTCATCCTCCAGCCCGAGGCCGAGTTCGACGGCGTGACCCCCGAGGCCGTCGTCGGCCAGGTGCTGCTGGATGTCGCGCCCCCGACCCGCCGCGAAGCCACGGTCTGA